In Chryseobacterium lactis, a single genomic region encodes these proteins:
- a CDS encoding cold shock domain-containing protein, giving the protein MADSFSKKENFKKKIQKQKEKALRREERKTNNNKGKDMEDVFMYVDEFGRLTSTPPEQRQEVNLEEIQLGAAPIIEEDPRKTGIITFHSEKGYGFITEDSTKENIFFHNNNCTELVKKGNKVSFEKEKSPKGFSAVNIQIVK; this is encoded by the coding sequence ATGGCAGATTCTTTTTCTAAAAAGGAAAATTTCAAGAAAAAAATTCAAAAGCAAAAAGAAAAGGCGCTAAGACGCGAAGAACGTAAAACGAACAACAACAAAGGAAAGGATATGGAGGACGTATTCATGTACGTCGATGAATTCGGAAGATTAACTTCTACTCCACCTGAACAAAGGCAAGAAGTAAACCTTGAAGAAATTCAGCTAGGTGCAGCTCCAATCATTGAGGAAGATCCAAGAAAGACAGGAATCATTACTTTTCACAGTGAAAAAGGATATGGTTTCATTACTGAGGATAGCACTAAGGAAAATATTTTCTTCCACAACAACAATTGTACAGAGCTTGTAAAAAAGGGGAACAAAGTTTCTTTCGAAAAAGAAAAATCTCCAAAAGGATTCTCTGCAGTTAATATCCAGATTGTTAAATAG
- a CDS encoding SDR family oxidoreductase, with amino-acid sequence MSTQDVQGKVVLIAGGGKNLGGLLSKDFAAKGAKLAIHYNSESSKAESEKTLAEVQALGAEAFLFQGDLTKVENLTRFFDETISRYGGIDIAINTVGMVLKKPFTDTTEAEYDTMFNVNSKSAYFFLQEAGKKLNDNGKICTIVTSLLAAYTGLYSTYAGAKAPVEHFTRAASKEFGARGISVTAVAPGPMDTPFFYGQETDDAVAYHKSAAALGGLTDIKNIAPLVEFLVTDGWWITGQTIFANGGYTTR; translated from the coding sequence ATGTCAACACAAGATGTACAAGGAAAAGTTGTTTTAATTGCCGGAGGAGGTAAAAATCTCGGAGGATTATTAAGCAAAGATTTTGCTGCTAAAGGGGCAAAACTCGCGATACATTACAACAGTGAAAGTTCTAAAGCTGAAAGTGAAAAAACACTTGCAGAAGTTCAGGCATTGGGAGCCGAAGCATTCTTGTTTCAGGGAGATCTGACGAAAGTAGAGAATCTGACCCGTTTTTTTGATGAAACAATTTCACGATATGGCGGAATTGATATTGCAATCAACACAGTAGGGATGGTATTGAAAAAACCTTTTACGGATACTACAGAAGCAGAATACGACACGATGTTCAATGTGAACTCAAAATCTGCTTATTTCTTTTTGCAGGAAGCAGGCAAAAAACTGAATGATAATGGGAAGATCTGCACGATCGTAACCTCATTATTGGCTGCTTACACAGGGTTGTATTCTACCTATGCCGGTGCAAAAGCTCCTGTAGAACACTTTACGAGAGCTGCTTCCAAAGAATTCGGTGCAAGAGGAATCTCGGTTACTGCAGTTGCTCCAGGCCCTATGGATACTCCTTTCTTTTACGGACAGGAAACAGATGATGCTGTAGCGTATCACAAGTCTGCTGCTGCGTTGGGAGGTCTTACCGATATCAAAAATATTGCTCCGTTGGTAGAATTCCTGGTAACAGACGGGTGGTGGATCACCGGGCAGACCATTTTTGCCAATGGTGGATATACAACCAGATAA
- the lgt gene encoding prolipoprotein diacylglyceryl transferase, with amino-acid sequence MNLLYINWDINPEIINILGIPLKYYGLLFLAGLVLCFNILKTVYKKENLSMQAHEALFSYALIGILVGARLGHCIFYDFDYYSQHPLEIFLPIQKGVDGAYHFTGFAGLASHGGGIGLIIMLLIYARKYSIPFMTVLDAIAIVLPLGGTFIRLANLMNSEIIGVPTNVPWAFIFRQVDDLPRHPAQLYEAISYLIIFSVVYFMYKKNIISIGKGFYFGMSILLIFIMRILIEFIKVDQVEFEHGMQLNMGQILSIPFILLGLFFIVKSIMEKGKIKTS; translated from the coding sequence ATGAATTTACTGTACATCAACTGGGATATCAATCCTGAAATCATCAATATATTAGGCATTCCTTTAAAATATTACGGCCTGTTATTTCTTGCGGGACTTGTTTTATGTTTTAATATTTTAAAAACTGTTTATAAAAAAGAAAACTTAAGCATGCAGGCACATGAAGCTTTATTTTCCTATGCGCTTATAGGAATTTTAGTGGGCGCCAGATTGGGACACTGCATTTTTTATGACTTCGATTATTACTCCCAACATCCGCTGGAAATATTCCTGCCTATTCAAAAGGGTGTAGATGGGGCTTATCATTTTACAGGATTTGCAGGGCTTGCGAGTCATGGAGGTGGTATTGGATTGATTATTATGCTGCTGATCTATGCAAGAAAATATTCTATTCCGTTTATGACTGTTTTGGATGCGATTGCTATTGTACTGCCTTTAGGAGGTACTTTTATCAGATTAGCCAACCTGATGAATTCAGAAATAATAGGAGTTCCTACCAATGTTCCGTGGGCTTTTATCTTCCGACAGGTGGATGATTTGCCAAGACATCCGGCTCAGTTGTATGAGGCAATCTCTTATTTAATCATATTCTCCGTTGTTTATTTCATGTATAAGAAAAATATCATCAGCATCGGAAAAGGTTTTTACTTTGGAATGAGTATTCTTTTGATCTTCATTATGCGTATCCTGATTGAATTCATCAAGGTAGATCAGGTTGAATTTGAACACGGAATGCAGCTTAATATGGGACAAATTTTAAGTATTCCATTTATCCTGCTGGGATTATTTTTCATTGTTAAAAGTATAATGGAAAAGGGAAAAATAAAAACTTCATAA
- a CDS encoding polysaccharide deacetylase family protein — translation MNRVLVVLIAVFLTISEVLYSQKMLVQTQDKCFVYLTFDDGPLNGSENINDIILKEKIKISVFMVGEHVIKDKQMDTYAKYYDQNPYIDEYNHSFTHANDHYEAFYKDVDKSVKDILYNQTILKLPYKIVRLPGRNMWRLGGRSKNDVANGIQTADQLAALGYKVVGWDIEWQHRPVDGSPIQSVTEMYTAVQRLCTSDKTFTKNNVVMLIHDEMFQKNWEESELKQLIDVLRSNSNYIFEQMRFYPQ, via the coding sequence ATGAATAGAGTATTGGTGGTTTTGATTGCTGTTTTTTTAACGATTTCCGAGGTTCTGTATTCACAAAAGATGCTTGTCCAGACTCAGGATAAATGTTTTGTTTATCTCACTTTTGATGACGGTCCTCTGAATGGGAGTGAAAATATAAATGACATTATTTTAAAGGAAAAAATTAAAATCAGTGTTTTTATGGTAGGAGAGCATGTTATCAAAGACAAGCAGATGGATACGTATGCGAAATATTATGATCAGAACCCTTATATCGACGAATATAATCACAGCTTTACCCATGCCAATGATCATTATGAAGCATTTTACAAGGACGTGGACAAATCGGTAAAGGATATTTTGTACAATCAGACCATACTGAAGTTACCTTATAAAATAGTACGTCTTCCCGGGCGTAATATGTGGCGTCTTGGCGGGCGTTCGAAGAATGATGTTGCCAATGGCATACAAACGGCAGATCAATTGGCAGCTTTAGGTTATAAGGTAGTTGGCTGGGATATAGAGTGGCAGCACCGTCCGGTTGATGGCAGCCCGATACAAAGTGTTACCGAGATGTATACTGCTGTTCAGAGGCTTTGTACTTCAGATAAAACATTTACAAAAAATAATGTGGTTATGCTGATTCACGATGAAATGTTTCAAAAGAACTGGGAAGAATCAGAACTTAAGCAGCTGATCGATGTGCTGAGATCAAATTCCAATTATATTTTTGAGCAGATGAGGTTTTATCCGCAGTAA
- a CDS encoding VIT1/CCC1 transporter family protein: MHHQLEKHYVNRIGWLRAAVLGANDGLLSTTSIVIGVAAAEPERHIIILAALAGMIAGAMSMAAGEYVSVSSQEDTEKADLMREKRELEEMPEIELHELAKVYEKRGCTKETAMQVAIELTEHDALGAHARDELGINEITQAKPLQAAMASFGSFAVGALLPFTVSLLAPIKQMVYFQYGFSIIFLMLLGAISARTGGSHIGVAMLRICFWGTVAMGITALVGHFFGVNVS, translated from the coding sequence ATGCATCATCAGTTAGAAAAGCACTATGTAAACAGAATTGGATGGCTTCGGGCAGCTGTACTGGGAGCTAATGACGGATTATTATCCACTACAAGTATTGTAATAGGTGTTGCCGCCGCCGAGCCGGAACGTCATATCATTATTCTTGCCGCCTTAGCCGGAATGATTGCCGGTGCAATGTCGATGGCTGCCGGAGAATATGTTTCTGTAAGTTCTCAGGAAGATACCGAAAAAGCAGATTTGATGAGGGAAAAACGTGAGCTTGAAGAGATGCCCGAAATAGAACTGCATGAGTTGGCAAAAGTGTATGAAAAAAGAGGTTGTACTAAAGAAACTGCCATGCAGGTTGCTATAGAACTCACCGAACATGATGCGTTGGGTGCCCATGCACGTGATGAACTGGGTATTAATGAGATCACTCAAGCAAAACCTTTACAGGCCGCTATGGCTTCATTCGGGTCATTTGCGGTAGGGGCTTTATTACCGTTTACTGTTTCTCTTCTTGCTCCCATCAAACAAATGGTTTACTTTCAGTATGGTTTTTCAATCATATTTTTAATGCTTCTAGGAGCAATTTCAGCTAGAACCGGAGGCTCCCATATCGGGGTGGCTATGTTGAGAATTTGTTTTTGGGGAACCGTAGCGATGGGAATTACAGCTTTGGTAGGGCATTTTTTTGGAGTAAATGTTTCTTAA
- the tssD gene encoding type VI secretion system tube protein TssD gives MAERNSRGILKFNNGEGQKLLKLNYTVARSTDVSGRVASDPSNALIKITVEATEKSDILESLLNGKYKPTVGEVTFNKSHEEGTLTTLKWQNGYVIQHEVDFDAVDENSMYISFVVSAEQIDLGNSAYDGAWPSA, from the coding sequence ATGGCAGAAAGAAATTCAAGAGGAATCTTAAAATTCAACAACGGTGAAGGTCAAAAATTATTAAAGCTAAACTATACTGTAGCAAGATCTACAGACGTTTCAGGACGTGTAGCATCAGATCCTTCCAATGCATTGATCAAAATTACGGTAGAAGCAACAGAAAAATCTGATATTCTGGAAAGTCTTCTTAACGGAAAGTACAAACCGACAGTAGGAGAGGTAACTTTCAATAAGTCTCACGAAGAAGGTACTTTAACAACATTAAAATGGCAAAACGGTTATGTAATCCAGCACGAGGTAGACTTCGATGCAGTGGATGAAAACAGTATGTATATTTCTTTTGTTGTAAGTGCAGAGCAAATTGATCTTGGAAACTCTGCTTATGATGGGGCATGGCCTTCAGCATAA
- a CDS encoding type VI secretion system Vgr family protein: protein MNKNTSNSEKISENHIPGINRVVKLDIVIEGKMIKHFKHFRLQQSVKKHHDFELTLAHDTLGGIQNHDLEEAQQFLGKRLTVVFKYKDVDGSPERTFVGVITKVGFSQENHSLGNIVLKGQSPTILLDAAAHTQSFGGEKPVNMGIIASEVIKQGIDSSKFDVKVNAKASSQILYSAQYNETHYNYLCRMAEAYGEQFYYDGEVLHFGNMPPQNKALELVYGSNVSDVNVELKAVHIKPQFYGYNSSSNAKLASGATPIKHVGNLAKTAYQNNDGIFKTPSLQVAPIKAATDMDVVISQTSTAGSKAVEVFTVSGGTTIPFLHPGCVADINMRKTDTNSTSYFTKLMMTEVIHEVDGLGRYAGRFEAIASDTGYIPTPDFTIPIAQPQIATVISNTDPLEQGRVSVRFDWQLHDTTNFIRMMAPDAGGTDQITQNRGYVAVPEVGDQVMIGFVHNHPDRPFVMGGMFHGGTALGGGVNNHLKSIQTRSGIRILMNDEQGSVNIIDPSGNNYFMDGKGNIVVTAPKNMTFNAGENLNINVGKDMKTSVGNDNAINIINNHSFASKNYKQTVNENKTINVTGDLKETTSTTTHKAKNGDILLQSSGVAKMLGKIDAKVNKG from the coding sequence ATGAATAAAAATACCTCGAATTCTGAAAAGATTTCGGAGAATCATATTCCCGGAATCAACCGTGTGGTGAAGCTGGATATTGTCATTGAAGGGAAAATGATTAAACACTTCAAGCATTTCCGTTTACAGCAGAGCGTAAAAAAACACCATGACTTTGAACTGACATTAGCCCACGATACCCTAGGTGGGATCCAAAATCATGATCTGGAAGAAGCCCAGCAGTTTTTAGGCAAACGTTTAACCGTAGTTTTTAAATATAAAGATGTAGACGGAAGCCCGGAAAGAACATTTGTAGGAGTGATCACAAAAGTAGGATTCAGTCAGGAAAATCACAGTCTTGGAAATATTGTATTAAAAGGACAAAGCCCTACCATCCTATTAGATGCTGCAGCTCATACTCAGAGTTTTGGTGGTGAAAAACCTGTGAATATGGGAATTATTGCTTCCGAAGTGATTAAACAGGGAATTGATAGCAGCAAATTTGATGTGAAAGTCAATGCCAAAGCATCTTCCCAGATTCTCTATAGTGCTCAATACAACGAAACCCATTACAACTATCTCTGCAGAATGGCAGAAGCTTATGGTGAACAGTTCTACTATGACGGTGAAGTTCTCCATTTCGGAAATATGCCTCCTCAGAATAAGGCATTGGAACTGGTGTATGGAAGTAATGTTTCCGATGTAAATGTTGAGTTAAAAGCGGTACATATCAAACCTCAATTTTACGGATACAACAGTAGTTCTAATGCTAAACTGGCATCAGGAGCAACACCTATAAAACATGTTGGGAATTTGGCAAAAACAGCGTATCAGAATAATGACGGAATCTTCAAAACTCCTTCATTGCAGGTAGCACCTATAAAGGCAGCTACTGATATGGATGTTGTGATTTCCCAGACCAGTACGGCAGGAAGTAAAGCTGTAGAAGTCTTTACGGTTTCAGGTGGTACTACCATTCCGTTTTTACATCCGGGATGTGTTGCAGATATCAATATGAGGAAAACAGATACCAACAGTACTTCCTATTTTACCAAATTAATGATGACAGAAGTAATCCATGAAGTTGATGGATTAGGGCGTTATGCAGGAAGATTTGAGGCGATAGCTTCAGATACCGGGTATATTCCTACTCCTGATTTTACAATACCTATTGCACAGCCGCAGATAGCCACAGTCATTTCCAATACAGATCCTCTGGAACAGGGAAGAGTCAGTGTAAGATTTGACTGGCAGCTTCATGACACCACTAATTTTATCAGAATGATGGCTCCTGATGCTGGTGGAACAGATCAGATTACTCAGAACAGAGGATATGTGGCAGTTCCTGAAGTTGGAGATCAGGTCATGATAGGATTTGTACACAATCATCCGGATCGTCCGTTTGTGATGGGAGGAATGTTTCATGGTGGAACTGCATTAGGTGGCGGAGTAAATAATCATTTAAAATCAATACAGACCAGAAGCGGGATCAGAATTTTGATGAATGATGAACAAGGTAGTGTTAATATTATTGATCCCAGCGGGAATAATTATTTTATGGATGGAAAAGGCAATATTGTAGTCACTGCTCCAAAGAATATGACGTTTAATGCTGGTGAAAACCTTAATATTAATGTAGGAAAAGATATGAAGACCAGTGTAGGAAATGATAATGCGATTAATATTATCAATAATCACAGTTTTGCCTCAAAGAATTATAAGCAGACTGTCAACGAAAATAAAACCATTAATGTAACTGGTGACTTGAAGGAAACGACTTCTACCACTACTCACAAAGCAAAAAATGGTGATATTCTGTTACAAAGTTCAGGAGTGGCCAAGATGTTGGGGAAAATAGATGCTAAGGTGAATAAAGGATAA
- a CDS encoding DUF2931 family protein — translation MNKIIKYLLSFLFFTQISCQEKKDDKKTKTMTKYEWTEGTSAPLGYPMEVYKGGMECEGGEWVGLSFGIIPGDGSWGAINHGMGNGFKSLPSRLDFVWMSYMENQFYMIDTAIDTAKIKEYFSKGYEVKVTNGSGEIEHLNYNEICVGMAPGGVVVIWVAGVGVQKEVGRYQGEKVTIPESEIAKLDSHENRFWRKDYLNEVFNNGKVIPAEVREKNKGKEIPFGLWDTYRIRYSWKPVFELPENAKLNPLTDVGLTAINGEWEQLDASKISVAGSELRAIPRSIGFDFIGADNKKYGADCDLNEQSGFEAFKAVFGDNPNSTKADIIVKVNEANSYFTIKLKGENGKEAFIKADKIEVF, via the coding sequence ATGAATAAAATAATAAAATATCTATTAAGCTTTTTATTTTTTACCCAGATCTCGTGTCAGGAGAAAAAAGACGATAAAAAAACTAAAACTATGACAAAATATGAATGGACTGAAGGGACTTCTGCTCCCTTGGGATACCCGATGGAAGTATACAAAGGAGGAATGGAATGCGAAGGTGGAGAATGGGTAGGACTAAGCTTTGGTATCATACCAGGAGATGGTTCTTGGGGCGCTATCAACCATGGGATGGGAAATGGTTTTAAAAGCCTTCCTTCCCGGTTGGATTTTGTCTGGATGTCTTATATGGAGAACCAGTTTTATATGATTGATACAGCAATTGACACCGCTAAAATTAAGGAGTATTTCAGTAAAGGCTATGAGGTAAAAGTAACAAATGGCAGTGGTGAAATTGAGCATTTAAATTATAATGAAATTTGTGTGGGTATGGCACCTGGAGGTGTGGTTGTGATCTGGGTCGCAGGTGTTGGAGTACAGAAAGAAGTAGGGCGATATCAGGGGGAAAAAGTAACGATTCCTGAATCAGAAATTGCTAAGCTGGATAGCCATGAAAACCGTTTCTGGCGGAAAGATTATCTTAATGAAGTATTTAATAATGGCAAGGTAATCCCTGCTGAAGTAAGAGAGAAAAATAAAGGAAAAGAAATTCCATTTGGTTTGTGGGATACTTACAGAATAAGATACAGCTGGAAACCTGTTTTTGAGCTACCGGAAAATGCAAAGCTCAATCCATTGACAGATGTTGGGCTAACGGCAATTAATGGAGAATGGGAGCAGCTTGATGCATCGAAAATTTCTGTAGCTGGAAGTGAATTAAGAGCAATACCCAGAAGTATTGGATTTGATTTTATTGGTGCTGATAATAAAAAATATGGAGCAGATTGTGATCTGAATGAACAATCGGGTTTTGAGGCTTTTAAAGCTGTGTTTGGTGATAACCCTAATTCAACTAAAGCTGATATTATTGTTAAGGTTAATGAGGCTAACAGCTATTTTACAATAAAGCTAAAAGGTGAAAATGGTAAAGAAGCCTTTATAAAGGCAGACAAAATAGAAGTTTTCTAA
- a CDS encoding phospholipase effector Tle1 domain-containing protein, whose protein sequence is MGKTFVYNTGNAKPPVDEIHLEIGVFFDGTLNNLKNSELRIKYRDGKNKMESTDTNDEILKKEEAIEKTRAQQEKEYKKLDNKDITDNDLEYDRYLKASHRGWLDKQGVDNSFSNDYTNVARMYKCSQQTTYGVYVEGIGTLDNSRDVDDGFQYGSGKTGVRGKVRRGCEMTADRIGVLKKQQRDKKRLTRITIDTFGFSRGAAAARNFSYEINGYNKRLKDVEIKKSRKIIGYTQMDSPEGSFMVPEYGDIWIDKDNTEVDPKYIKDGKLPKFGFLGYYLLSKRILSEEQLEELDLDVRFIGVYDTVSSYEEYGDMGGIRRVGWEGMKHSTLGSSYNFGDDVEQLQLLNPGSYFRAVHFTAGNEHRENFSLTRFPGSIEKEFPGVHCDIGGAYENGMETVDEIETSNHKPVWFLNKRMQHLIDEHWFTDKQIEINNSFLNVLTLGGVYRKITGIRFLRKEYSYIPLHFMEEQGKELYDHQLMLKTETSYSIEHDQYLPSAKDLLHHYVFEDGQKWSFQTDEEYEKEKQERALRRLNTPEPIQEPVPDPPLDENGNKMKTTTLQEVTVTAYHPQTLLRVIRNQYLHWSANRDWMGMDPNSNYERVIYP, encoded by the coding sequence ATGGGAAAAACTTTCGTATACAACACGGGAAATGCTAAACCTCCTGTAGATGAAATACATCTGGAAATAGGAGTGTTCTTTGATGGTACTTTGAATAACTTGAAAAATAGCGAGTTAAGGATAAAGTACAGAGATGGAAAGAATAAAATGGAAAGTACTGATACCAATGATGAGATCCTGAAAAAAGAAGAAGCGATCGAAAAAACGAGAGCCCAACAGGAAAAAGAATATAAAAAGCTCGACAATAAAGACATAACTGATAATGATCTTGAATATGATCGGTACCTCAAGGCCAGCCATAGGGGATGGCTTGACAAACAGGGAGTTGATAATAGTTTCAGTAATGATTATACAAATGTGGCCAGGATGTATAAATGCAGCCAACAGACCACTTATGGAGTATATGTAGAAGGAATCGGGACACTGGATAATAGCAGGGATGTGGATGATGGCTTTCAATATGGTTCCGGTAAAACCGGAGTGCGGGGGAAAGTAAGGAGGGGGTGCGAAATGACCGCTGACAGAATTGGGGTTTTAAAAAAACAACAGCGTGATAAAAAGAGGTTGACCAGAATCACCATTGATACCTTTGGTTTTAGTCGCGGAGCGGCAGCAGCAAGAAATTTTTCTTACGAAATCAACGGGTATAATAAAAGACTAAAAGACGTTGAGATAAAAAAATCAAGAAAAATTATTGGCTATACTCAAATGGATTCTCCTGAAGGATCTTTTATGGTTCCCGAATATGGAGATATCTGGATAGATAAAGATAATACGGAGGTAGATCCAAAATACATTAAAGATGGTAAGCTTCCAAAGTTTGGTTTTTTAGGATATTACCTTTTAAGTAAGAGAATTCTGTCAGAGGAACAACTTGAAGAATTAGATCTGGATGTTCGTTTTATCGGGGTATATGATACGGTATCCTCTTATGAAGAATATGGAGATATGGGAGGAATCAGACGTGTAGGATGGGAAGGGATGAAACATTCTACCTTAGGATCTTCGTACAATTTTGGAGATGATGTAGAGCAGTTACAGTTGCTGAATCCGGGATCTTATTTCAGAGCGGTTCACTTTACGGCAGGTAATGAACATAGGGAAAACTTTTCATTAACGAGATTCCCCGGTAGTATTGAAAAAGAGTTTCCGGGAGTTCATTGTGATATCGGCGGAGCTTATGAAAACGGAATGGAAACTGTTGATGAAATAGAGACATCTAATCATAAACCGGTATGGTTTTTAAATAAACGTATGCAACATCTGATCGATGAGCATTGGTTTACAGATAAGCAAATTGAAATTAATAATAGCTTCCTGAACGTTTTAACGTTGGGAGGAGTATATCGTAAAATTACAGGCATTCGCTTTCTGAGAAAGGAATACAGTTATATTCCACTTCATTTCATGGAAGAACAAGGGAAGGAATTGTATGATCATCAATTGATGTTAAAAACAGAAACAAGCTATTCCATAGAGCACGATCAATATCTGCCTTCTGCAAAAGATTTATTGCATCATTATGTTTTTGAGGATGGACAAAAATGGAGTTTCCAGACAGATGAAGAATACGAAAAAGAAAAGCAAGAAAGAGCATTAAGAAGACTTAATACCCCTGAACCGATACAGGAACCGGTGCCTGATCCACCGCTAGACGAAAATGGCAATAAGATGAAAACGACCACTTTACAAGAAGTTACAGTTACAGCCTACCATCCTCAAACCTTATTGAGGGTTATCCGTAATCAGTATCTTCACTGGTCTGCCAACAGAGACTGGATGGGGATGGACCCTAACAGTAATTATGAAAGAGTAATATATCCGTAA